The Bacteroidales bacterium region GCAAAGAAGTTTGCTCTTGATATATACAAATTTTGAAGGATTGGTATCTTTAGAAAGGCAATTACAATACTTTAAACAGCTTGCAAAAAGCCATTTAGTTGTATGTATCTTTTTTGAAAATTCAGAACTGAAAGAAATAACAGAAAACAGGCCCAAAGATACCGAAGATGTTTATATTAAAACAATTGCCGAAAAATTTGCATACGAAAAGCGGTTAATAGTAAAAGAGCTGAAAAAACACGGTGTTCACTCTATTTTAACTGAACCGAAAAATCTGACGGTTAACACAATAAACAAATACTTGGAATTTAAGGCATTAGGAATGATTTAAGAATAGTTGTTCCGGAGTTTTTAGTGTGTTTGTTAATGCCGTTTTACCTCGGAACCTCAACACTTTCAACAATTTCCTTAATTATTTTCTCAACAGATACTCCTTCCATTTCCTTTTCGGGGCTCAGTAATAATCTGTGTCTTAATACCGGATATGCAACAGATTTAACATCATCCGGAATAACAAAATCTCTGCCGCTGATTGCCGCTGCAGCTTTACTTGCAACCATTATATTTATAGATGCTCTCGGAGAGGCTCCGAGAAATAAAGCATTATTATTTCTTGTTTTTGATATAATTTGAACAATATATTTCATTAAATTTTCATCAATATAAAGTTCTTTTACTTGACATCTAAATTTTATAATTTCTTCTTTTGAAATAAACGGCTCAATTTCAGAAACTTCATCTGCACCTTTTCTTTGATGCTTATTTTTTAATATCGTATATTCATCATTAATACCGGGATAGCCAACTTTAATTTTAAAAAGAAAACGATCTGATTGTGCTTCCGGCAAACGATATGTACCTTCCTGGTCAACAGGGTTTTGGGTAGCGAAAATAACAAATGGCTCTTCCATTTTGTATGTGTTTCCGTCAACGGTTACCTGCTTTTCTTCCATTACCTCAAAAAGAGCAGCTTGGGTTTTTGCCGGCGAACGATTTATTTCATCTATCAAAATTATATTTCCGAAAATTGGGCCTTTATTAAATTCAAAGGATGAGGTTTTCATATTAAAAACTGAGGTTCCCGTAATGTCTGACGGCATTAAATCCGGAGTAAATTGGATTCTTGAAAATTCAGCAGAAATACTTTTTGCAAATAATTTTGCCGTTAATGTTTTTGCAACACCCGGAACTCCCTCAATCAAAATATGTCCGTCGGAAAGTAAGGCAATCATTATTTGCTCAATCATTTCTTCTTGCCCGATTATAATACTTCCTATTTTTTTCTTTATTTTATTAACGGTTTCTTTTAAAGATTCAAGGTTTGTGCGGGTGTTAAATTCTTGATTTTCCATGGTTTATTTTTCTTTTTTTTCATTTTTCTTTTTCCTCTTTTCTTCCCCTTTCTTCTTTTTATCTTCAATTTTTTTTAATCTTATTTCTTCTTTTTTTTCTGATTTTTGTTTGTTTTTTAAATCCCTTAATGCCTGTGCTTTTTTTATTTTTTCTTTTTTAGCTATTTGTCGTTCATAGTTTTTAGTTTCTTCGTCATAATTTTTTGTCCATTTTATTTTTACAAATTCTCTTTGTATTTCTTGGAAACCACCATCTTCATCTTTTTCGGCATAAATAAAAACCATATTCAAATCAAATTGAACATCTTTAATATTTTTAAA contains the following coding sequences:
- a CDS encoding MoxR family ATPase — encoded protein: MENQEFNTRTNLESLKETVNKIKKKIGSIIIGQEEMIEQIMIALLSDGHILIEGVPGVAKTLTAKLFAKSISAEFSRIQFTPDLMPSDITGTSVFNMKTSSFEFNKGPIFGNIILIDEINRSPAKTQAALFEVMEEKQVTVDGNTYKMEEPFVIFATQNPVDQEGTYRLPEAQSDRFLFKIKVGYPGINDEYTILKNKHQRKGADEVSEIEPFISKEEIIKFRCQVKELYIDENLMKYIVQIISKTRNNNALFLGASPRASINIMVASKAAAAISGRDFVIPDDVKSVAYPVLRHRLLLSPEKEMEGVSVEKIIKEIVESVEVPR